CGGGCTCCTGCCAGGCGGTGGGCAGCAGGTATTGGCTGCGGTAGCTGTAGAGGAAGTTGTCCGGACCCACCCCCAGCAGCGGATGATCCAGGGCCATCTGCCAGGCACTGCGCCAGAGCTGGAGGCGCAGGTAACCGGTGCCCTGGCGGAGATCCAGCAGCCCCTGGAAGCGGGCCGTGTGCAGGAACGGGGTCAGGGCCAGGGCCATGAGCAGACATATGCCAGCCATCCATGCCAGAATCCGTCGTCTCTGGCCTGGAGGCACCCGCTGCCCATAGGCGGCCAGGGCCAGGGTAACCAGGGCCGCCGGCAGGCCCAGGAAGATCGCCCCCTTGCTGAAGGTGAGGAGCAGGGCCGCACCCTGCACGCCGGCCAGGATGGCCCATACGACCCAGAGCCGCCCGCGCCGGGTGAACAGGAGCAGGGCCAGGGTCACAGCCAGGGAGCGCTCCAGGTAAAGGGCCAGGTTGTTGGGGGAGCCGTAGAGGCTGCGGATGCGCTGTACGCCTTCTGCCTGGATGAGCTGGGCATCGGCCACATACTGCCCCAGGCCGATGGCTGCCACCACCGTGCTGCCCGCCAGCCAGGCCACGAGCAGCAGGCGCGCCGAGGTCGGCCAGGTCGGGTCATG
The DNA window shown above is from Litorilinea aerophila and carries:
- a CDS encoding O-antigen ligase family protein; its protein translation is PWQRRQQWLLAALVSWALVSAVAAAHGGVALREWRTVFLAAGLFALALQGLRHDPTWPTSARLLLVAWLAGSTVVAAIGLGQYVADAQLIQAEGVQRIRSLYGSPNNLALYLERSLAVTLALLLFTRRGRLWVVWAILAGVQGAALLLTFSKGAIFLGLPAALVTLALAAYGQRVPPGQRRRILAWMAGICLLMALALTPFLHTARFQGLLDLRQGTGYLRLQLWRSAWQMALDHPLLGVGPDNFLYSYRSQYLLPTAWQEPDLNHPHNWILDWWTRLGLPGLALALGYFGVGVAGLWRSLRARSAGGETKALATGLLAAVAAGLAHGLIDASYALPDLMLVWVLIFYLVQSGVNTAAEIKRHSL